A genomic stretch from Theobroma cacao cultivar B97-61/B2 chromosome 4, Criollo_cocoa_genome_V2, whole genome shotgun sequence includes:
- the LOC18603146 gene encoding MATH domain-containing protein At5g43560 yields MAGVASEESGVGRSVEGISSGQRCQLGEALAEWRSSEQVENGTPSTSPPYWDTDDDDDGGPKPSELYGKYTWKIEKFSQINKRELRSNAFEVGGYKWYILIYPQGCDVCNHLSLFLCVDKHDKLLPGWSHFAQFTIAVVNKDQKKSKYSDTLHRFCKKEHDWGWKKFMELSKVYDGFIESDTLIIKAQVQVIREKADRPFRCLDCQYRRELVRVYLTNVEQICRRFLDERRGKLGRLIEDKARWSSFCAFWLGIDQNARRRMSREKADVILKVVVKHFFIEKEVTSTLVMDSLYSGLKALEGQSKGKKAKLKLLDAEEMPAPIVRVEKDMFVLVDDVLLLLERAALEPLPPKDEKGPQNRTKDGNSGEDFNKDSIERDERRLTELGRRTVEIFVLAHIFSNKIEVAYQEAVALKRQEELIREEAAWLAESEKAKRGASVKEKKSKKKQAKQKRNNRKSKDKGREEKASVAAQDKHQEDHPGDEKEVSMMVEVQPVPEKSDVLGDVSDVSDSVDGATEVLQPDSEDRDASPVNWDTDTSEIHPPAEASSSGISGLSCVQNGIADKRSLSIMDDSSSTCSTDSVPSVVMNGPYKGNSFSNNQNQKSPSRGKNQRSKTSSDGSSWTTEIDNRPSFPAIDAGDHNDVSESSKAGESESEAAVSSLPDQTKWVEPDAVKKEEVVLLQKKPSTQDAVDLERPKEKTAAIPCSPRSPPKNLPPTAQFRSEYRSAGSVDSMPGRKASSNSLQQSEQPASSSTSFQMTGISKSESQKAATPKPMEKPMTPQLPVMSRPSSAPLIPGPRPTAPVVSMVQTTPFLARSVSAAGRLGPDPSPATSYVPQSYRNAIMGNHVASSSAGFTHPNSPNSGVNPSPAYSQPPALVSAPVYMPQSSERIEPNSVQSGFPYGMVARDTLPNAPQWMESSQRDGSRNMHSDPSSLLSDIQNLDLYKPVHNGYREHFSTEFPACTSGLQTQGVLADEFPHLDIINDLLDEEHNVGRAGTGFQSLGNGSHLLNRHFSFPSNFGMSGEMGSSSGSCRFERARSYQDDGFQRGYSSSSGNHFDTLREFIPQASPLTYANGQIDGLVPTQWPMASSDLSLLGMRNAEGDSYPYYSPDYSNLACGVNGYTVFRPSNGH; encoded by the exons ATGGCTGGGGTTGCAAGTGAGGAGTCTGGAGTGGGAAGGTCTGTGGAGGGGATTTCGAGTGGGCAACGTTGCCAATTAGGGGAAGCATTGGCAGAATGGCGGTCTTCTGAGCAGGTGGAAAATGGAACACCTTCAACCTCACCCCCTTATTGGGACACTGATGAcgatgatgatggtg GGCCAAAACCTTCTGAATTATATGGAAAGTATACATGGAAGATAGAGAAATTTTCACAGATTAACAAAAGAGAACTTCGCAGTAATGCATTTGAAGTTGGTGGCTACAAGTG GTACATCTTAATTTATCCACAAGGATGTGATGTTTGCAATCATCTCTCCTTGTTTCTCTGTGTTGATAAACATGACAAACTTCTTCCAG GTTGGAGTCATTTTGCACAGTTTACGATAGCTGTTGTGAATAAAGatcaaaagaaatcaaaatattcAG ATACTTTACACCGGTTCTGTAAGAAAGAGCATGACTGGGGGTGGAAAAAGTTTATGGAACTCTCAAAAGTTTATGATGGATTTATAGAATCTGACACGCTAATCATAAAAGCTCAAGTTCAAGTCATCAG GGAGAAAGCAGATCGCCCTTTTCGTTGCCTTGATTGTCAGTATAGGAGAGAACTTGTTAGGGTCTATTTGACAAATGTAGAGCAAATTTGTCGCCGTTTTCTGGATGAGAGACGAGGCAAGCTAGGGAGGTTGATAGAGGACAAAGCTAGGTGGTCAAG CTTCTGTGCTTTCTGGCTGGGAATTGACCAAAATGCTAGGCGCCGAATGTCCAGGGAGAAAGCAGATGTGATTTTGAAAGTAGTTGTGAAGCACTTTTTTATAGAGAAGGAAGTGACATCTACTTTGGTAATGGATTCACTTTATAGTGGGTTGAAGGCTCTAGAAGGCCAGAGTAAGGGCAAGAAAGCAAAGCTAAAATTATTGGATGCTGAAGAAATGCCAGCTCCGATTGTTCGTGTGGAAAAAGATATGTTTGTGTTAGTGGATGATGTGCTACTACTTCTAGAAAGGGCTGCTTTGGAACCATTACCTCCGAAAGATGAGAAAGGTCCTCAAAACCGAACAAAG GATGGGAATTCCGGAGAGGATTTCAACAAGGATTCAATTGAGCGTGATGAAAGGCGTCTTACTGAATTGGGTCGCAGGACAGTGGAAATATTTGTTCTCGCACATATTTTCAG CAATAAAATAGAAGTTGCCTACCAGGAAGCTGTTGCTTTGAAGAGGCAAGAAGAACTCATCCGTGAAGAAGCTGCTTGGCTGGCTGAAAGCGAGAAGGCTAAACGAGGAGCATCTGTAAAggagaaaaaatcaaagaaaaaacag GCTAAGCAAAAACGGAATAATAGGAAAAGCAAAGATAAAGGGAGGGAGGAGAAGGCGAGTGTGGCAGCACAGGATAAGCACCAAGAAGACCACCCTGGTGATGAAAAGGAAGTGTCTATGATGGTCGAGGTGCAACCAGTGCCTGAAAAGTCTGATGTTCTGGGTGATGTTTCCGATGTTTCTGACTCAGTTGATGGTGCCACTGAAGTTCTTCAGCCTGACTCAGAAGACAGAGATGCTAGTCCTGTTAATTGGGATACAGATACATCTGAAATTCATCCTCCCGCAGAAGCTAGTAGCAGTGGAATAAGTGGACTATCATGTGTACAAAATGGAATAGCTGATAAAAGGAGCCTATCTATAATGGATGATAGTTCATCAACATGTTCGACGGATTCAGTACCGTCAGTGGTAATGAATGGGCCCTATAAAgggaactcattttcaaacaACCAAAATCAAAAATCACCTAGCAG AGGAAAGAACCAGCGAAGTAAAACATCAAGTGATGGCAGTAGTTGGACCACCGAGATTGATAATCGGCCTTCTTTTCCTGCAATAGATGCAGGGGACCATAATGATGTTTCTGAAAGTAGCAAGGCTGGTGAATCTGAGTCTGAGGCTGCCGTTTCCTCCTTACCAGATCAGACAAAGTGGGTTGAGCCGGATGCTGTTAAGAAG GAAGAAGTTGTTTTGCTGCAAAAGAAACCGAGCACTCAAGATGCAGTTGATTTAGAAAGACCTAAAGAGAAGACGGCTGCTATACCATGCTCTCCAAGAAGCCCTCCCAAAAATCTGCCACCTACTGCCCAGTTTAGGTCAGAGTACAGGAGTGCTGGCAGTGTAGATTCTATGCCAGGTAGGAAGGCATCTTCAAACAGCCTGCAACAGAGCGAACAACCTGCATCTTCAAGTACTTCATTCCAAATGACCGGTATATCTAAATCTGAGAGTCAGAAGGCTGCAACTCCAAAACCAATGGAAAAACCTATGACCCCACAATTGCCTGTGATGTCAAGGCCCTCCAGTGCTCCTCTAATTCCTGGTCCTAGGCCAACTGCTCCTGTTGTTTCTATGGTTCAAACAACTCCTTTTCTTGCTCGTTCAGTTAGTGCAGCTGGTCGTCTAGGTCCTGACCCATCACCAGCTACTAGCTATGTTCCTCAATCTTACAGAAATGCTATAATGGGTAACCATGTTGCGTCTAGTTCAGCTGGTTTTACTCATCCTAACTCCCCTAACTCAGGTGTCAACCCATCACCAGCATACTCACAACCACCTGCCTTGGTATCTGCTCCAGTGTATATGCCCCAGAGCTCTGAGAGGATAGAGCCAAATTCTGTCCAATCAGGCTTTCCATATGGCATGGTAGCTAGAGATACCTTGCCAAATGCACCTCAGTGGATGGAGAGTTCTCAAAGGGATGGCAGCAGAAATATGCACTCTGATCCTTCTTCATTGCTTAGCGACATCCAAAATCTTGACTTGTACAAGCCAGTGCATAATGGATATCGGGAACACTTCTCGACTGAGTTTCCAGCCTGTACATCTGGACTTCAGACACAAGGTGTCTTGGCAGATGAGTTTCCACACCTTGATATCATCAATGACTTGCTTGATGAGGAACACAATGTTGGGAGGGCAGGAACAGGCTTCCAGTCTCTTGGCAATGGGTCACATTTATTAAACCggcatttttcttttccatccAATTTTGGCATGTCGGGTGAGATGGGATCATCGAGTGGCTCTTGCAGGTTTGAGCGAGCACGGAGTTACCAAGATGATGGATTCCAACGGGGTTACAGTAGCTCCTCAGGCAACCATTTTGATACACTGAGGGAATTTATTCCGCAAGCTAGCCCCCTAACGTATGCCAATGGACAAATTGATGGATTGGTCCCAACCCAGTGGCCAATGGCTTCTTCCGATCTGTCTTTACTTGGCATGAGGAATGCAGAGGGAGACAGTTACCCATATTACAGCCCAGACTATTCCAATCTAGCATGTGGCGTCAATGGCTATACGGTATTCCGGCCTTCCAATGGACACTGA